In one window of Pseudobythopirellula maris DNA:
- a CDS encoding PKD domain-containing protein: protein MARRRTLSKRIEHLERRELLSATVFEHDGIAYFLDQSDPGFARYDIASEQWIAPIDLTSASGLPTAAHADDEGLYVAYGKSVYRYGLDGSDQTPVINTQYDVRRIHTDGDLLFVNHSTGLYARVVSLDKATNTVIDTMDSYIDSIYGSSIDTESNRIFGRTSGVSPSDITYVSYSDSGDLLANAGSPYHGDYPGASQTWVFDDQSKVVDSSGTIYTTALQYANSFGSSVTDIDFVGGQVPIVLSGSTLTAYSAGILPTGSASVGGSPSDLFVNDTSAIVFEAVAGGWSETVVPLTSLSAPEPGEPVSPIGLPFTPDKIEIAANGTVLLFSKQHASIFRYDAAGQVWGETIPVVGSPLHMTYSSDLNAIYLSYDTGLIRKIDLDSELLAAEPFATLPSRPHGISAAGDLLFAADPSGAWESHYVIGSDGAVLANKEWTHASAEYVWSDATRRMYYFTQWSPRDLEYVEIGGSGSFGAVREAPQHSSAGFTFPIRVSPDGGVVVLGSGVIHDGSTLARLPQALGNSVTDIAWLGSDTHTIRTIGGVAQLQTWSGTNWGESNVAQLSGAAVSLTTVGENRLLAITTDPNGVPKMTVVDETLAVVPKPTPVAIAGEDVRVDLGSSITLDGSMSFDPDNSPGGLTYQWALAEGPGPATFGDDEAAETSFNAEVAGVYYVDLTVSDGQYSSTDTVAVTYRLNLPPIVDTTGSALSGVAQRPAVTLTAAMTTDPNNDPLTYTWSVIDAPNDAVWALGSSTGPIASLATDTPGDYEVQVTASDGVLRDSSVLTVTFAQNAAPTPDASLSDLTGVAGRHAARLDAGASTDPEGDPLTFSWEVIDGPDLSATSLSGATSTVASFAATVAGVYDVQLTANDGLASESVVVQVRIDENQKPTADASLSVTEVVFGSGSVRLDGTASFDPDDLSISYAWRVVASSNGSLPVVSSSTRSIAYLHPVEPGQYAVELQVSDGASSDTDFIIVNVIGNQAPTADASASDTVVVEGNHATLDARRSADPDGDPLAFSWTIVASSSETLPTIDDADSETAKLLRPTKGTHLVQLIVSDGIASDEDFVLITTRERYHHAWTGDFNGDGWVNAADFTLFRDMRDSAVVPYTYADATGDGWIDDADYAMWRASYGDNPGADADAARLLAASSPSLLSETITDADSVTLEPTRDVATLTAESVDETLRMPQADVTSAGGRSSYRGRVRSPLAQALVPAPSSDSNLLLAIDAAVVAINDEASPNQWDFSDEQRDRPVTTEDAILEPIAFEAAFGSRQ, encoded by the coding sequence ATGGCACGCCGCCGCACTCTTTCGAAGAGGATTGAACATCTTGAGCGGCGCGAATTGTTGTCTGCGACGGTCTTCGAGCACGACGGCATCGCGTATTTCTTGGACCAATCCGATCCAGGCTTCGCCCGCTACGATATTGCCTCTGAACAGTGGATCGCCCCGATCGACTTGACCAGTGCTAGCGGCCTGCCGACCGCGGCTCACGCCGACGACGAGGGCCTTTACGTGGCCTATGGCAAGTCGGTGTATCGGTATGGCCTTGATGGCTCTGATCAAACGCCGGTCATTAACACACAGTACGATGTCCGACGGATCCACACGGACGGCGACCTCTTGTTCGTAAATCACAGTACCGGACTCTACGCCCGCGTCGTGAGCCTCGACAAGGCAACGAACACTGTGATTGACACGATGGACAGCTACATCGATTCGATCTACGGGTCTTCGATCGATACCGAATCGAACCGGATCTTTGGCCGCACCAGCGGAGTTAGTCCGTCGGATATCACGTACGTCTCTTACTCGGATTCTGGTGACCTGTTGGCTAACGCTGGCAGTCCCTATCACGGGGACTACCCCGGAGCGAGCCAGACCTGGGTATTCGACGACCAATCGAAGGTTGTTGATAGTTCGGGAACGATCTACACGACGGCGTTGCAGTATGCGAACAGCTTTGGATCCAGTGTGACCGACATCGACTTCGTCGGTGGGCAGGTTCCCATCGTCCTGTCCGGCTCGACGCTCACGGCGTACTCCGCCGGGATTCTACCGACCGGTTCGGCAAGCGTAGGCGGATCGCCGAGCGATTTGTTCGTGAACGACACGAGTGCGATCGTGTTTGAGGCGGTCGCAGGCGGCTGGAGCGAAACCGTCGTCCCACTAACCTCCCTTAGCGCACCAGAGCCCGGCGAGCCAGTGTCGCCCATCGGGCTCCCCTTCACACCAGACAAGATCGAGATCGCGGCTAATGGGACGGTGCTCTTGTTCAGCAAGCAGCACGCCAGCATTTTCCGCTACGATGCTGCGGGGCAAGTATGGGGTGAGACGATCCCGGTAGTTGGCTCGCCTCTTCATATGACTTATTCATCGGATCTCAATGCAATCTATCTGTCTTACGACACGGGCTTGATTCGTAAGATCGATCTCGATAGCGAACTACTAGCGGCGGAACCCTTCGCCACGCTTCCGTCACGGCCGCACGGGATTTCCGCTGCGGGTGATCTCTTATTCGCAGCAGACCCTTCGGGCGCGTGGGAAAGCCACTACGTCATCGGATCTGATGGGGCTGTTCTTGCGAATAAGGAGTGGACTCATGCATCGGCCGAGTATGTTTGGAGCGATGCGACTCGCCGGATGTATTACTTCACGCAATGGTCGCCGCGTGATCTTGAGTATGTCGAGATCGGAGGATCGGGTTCGTTCGGAGCGGTGCGTGAAGCGCCGCAGCACAGCAGCGCGGGGTTTACTTTCCCGATTCGGGTCTCGCCCGACGGCGGAGTGGTTGTTCTGGGCTCTGGGGTGATTCACGACGGCTCAACGCTCGCACGCCTTCCGCAGGCATTGGGCAACTCGGTAACCGACATCGCTTGGCTGGGAAGCGACACGCACACGATCCGCACCATCGGAGGAGTTGCTCAGCTGCAAACATGGTCGGGTACCAACTGGGGAGAAAGCAACGTCGCGCAGCTCTCCGGCGCCGCCGTCTCCCTCACCACCGTCGGAGAAAACCGACTCCTCGCGATCACTACCGACCCGAATGGCGTTCCCAAGATGACAGTCGTGGACGAGACGCTTGCTGTCGTTCCCAAGCCAACGCCGGTAGCCATCGCGGGGGAGGACGTTCGCGTCGATCTCGGATCGTCGATCACCCTCGACGGGTCGATGTCGTTCGACCCGGACAACAGCCCAGGCGGGCTAACCTACCAGTGGGCACTTGCCGAAGGCCCCGGACCAGCGACATTCGGCGACGACGAGGCCGCTGAGACATCCTTTAACGCCGAAGTGGCCGGTGTCTACTACGTCGATCTGACGGTCAGCGACGGGCAATACAGCTCAACGGATACGGTAGCGGTCACCTACCGCCTCAACCTACCGCCGATCGTCGATACAACCGGGTCGGCTCTCAGCGGCGTCGCGCAGCGGCCTGCAGTGACGCTCACGGCAGCCATGACGACCGACCCCAACAACGACCCGCTCACGTACACCTGGAGCGTGATTGACGCTCCCAACGACGCGGTGTGGGCGCTCGGTTCCTCGACCGGGCCAATCGCGTCTCTGGCCACGGATACGCCTGGCGACTACGAAGTCCAAGTGACGGCGAGCGACGGCGTGCTACGAGACAGCTCAGTGCTAACCGTGACGTTTGCGCAGAACGCTGCCCCAACGCCCGACGCGTCTCTTAGCGATCTTACGGGGGTCGCGGGTCGACATGCCGCGAGGCTCGACGCGGGGGCGAGCACAGATCCCGAGGGCGATCCTCTCACTTTTAGCTGGGAGGTCATCGACGGCCCCGACCTATCGGCCACCAGCTTGAGCGGCGCGACATCAACTGTCGCGAGCTTCGCCGCGACCGTCGCGGGTGTCTACGACGTGCAATTGACCGCCAACGATGGGCTTGCAAGCGAGTCCGTCGTCGTCCAGGTGCGTATCGACGAAAACCAGAAGCCAACGGCTGACGCGTCGCTTTCGGTTACCGAGGTCGTGTTCGGCAGCGGTTCTGTACGTCTTGATGGCACGGCAAGCTTCGATCCCGATGACTTGTCGATCTCGTACGCATGGCGTGTGGTGGCCAGCAGCAACGGTTCGCTGCCAGTGGTCTCGTCCTCGACGCGGTCGATTGCTTACCTACACCCGGTAGAACCGGGGCAGTACGCGGTTGAGTTGCAGGTCAGCGACGGCGCCTCTTCAGATACGGATTTCATCATTGTGAACGTGATCGGGAACCAAGCCCCGACAGCTGATGCGTCTGCATCGGACACCGTTGTTGTCGAGGGGAACCACGCCACACTCGACGCCCGTCGCAGCGCTGACCCGGACGGCGACCCACTCGCCTTTAGTTGGACCATCGTAGCCAGCTCTTCCGAGACGCTGCCGACCATAGACGACGCCGACAGCGAGACGGCCAAGCTGCTCCGCCCCACTAAAGGCACGCACCTCGTTCAACTCATAGTCAGCGATGGCATTGCGAGCGATGAAGACTTTGTCCTTATCACGACGCGTGAACGTTACCACCATGCATGGACCGGGGACTTCAACGGCGACGGCTGGGTCAATGCTGCAGACTTCACCTTATTTCGTGACATGCGTGACTCGGCTGTGGTCCCGTACACCTACGCCGACGCCACGGGCGATGGCTGGATTGACGACGCGGACTACGCGATGTGGCGTGCCTCGTATGGCGACAATCCGGGGGCGGATGCCGACGCCGCCCGATTGCTGGCGGCTAGCTCACCAAGTTTGCTTAGCGAAACAATCACGGATGCCGACTCAGTGACGCTGGAGCCGACTCGTGACGTAGCGACCCTTACGGCCGAATCGGTCGACGAAACCTTGCGTATGCCGCAAGCCGATGTCACGTCGGCTGGGGGGCGGTCGAGTTATCGCGGTAGAGTTCGTTCGCCACTAGCGCAGGCGCTCGTTCCAGCCCCGTCTAGTGATAGTAATCTCCTGCTGGCGATCGACGCCGCCGTGGTTGCGATAAACGATGAAGCCTCGCCGAATCAATGGGACTTCAGCGACGAGCAACGAGATAGGCCGGTGACGACCGAAGACGCCATACTGGAACCAATAGCGTTTGAGGCGGCTTTTGGCAGTCGGCAGTAG
- a CDS encoding family 43 glycosylhydrolase — MLIFVLLLLASSSLVAAEYPRAILPGDFPDPTIIRDGEEFYMTHSPFVYSPGFLIWRSTDLANWEPLARTHTEIRGSAYAPDLVKHDGRYYIYYPASGSNWVIWADDIRGPWSPPIDLKTQRIDPGHVVAQDGKRFLHLSAGTMIPLADDGLSTEGELTTVYKGWRYPREWKTEGFYLESPKLNYKDGYYYLTSAQGGTAGPPTSHMVVSARSKNVDGPWENSPYNPIVRTHSAEEPWWSKGHGTLVCDTHNDWWIVYHGYKRAAHTLGRHTLIDPIKWTDDGWFTLDEDRPPLPASPKVSPVDPSDDFSADKLGLLWSFWGRYPRNAIELKEGSLFLRGRGESPANGRKMLVTIPDHHYEVQVEVDLGEAGAGGLILYYRESVFAGVTADESSLTVHKDATESETFENKLGKNFFLKIINQEDLCTLQVSKDGGEWETLVDHLDVSGMHHNNHRSFYALRAGLVATGSGTTRFDNFRYQSGALAPKPLFRDPVYDGAADPCIVWNPIVKKWWMFYTNRRSTETELPGVSWVFKTKIGIAESEDGAHWSYVGTANIPRLPEELGGGNATLWAPDIVRGDDGAWRLFLSIQAGVAESWGKVPGYIVQLSSDDLRNWKVDHTFDLPVGSYDAEAIRTPQGAWRLYYKDPSNHASTFYFLESDDLRRWSEPQRVLSTQGEGPAMFHWKGADWMILCDGRGFKTFRSDDGIDWIQQPGGPLMPHGSGVGTDDTTTARHGDVIVSKNRAYLYYFTHPGRVGEDATKDGYEQRRSSIQVVELKLRDDRIVAERNDPTYVDLEPR; from the coding sequence ATGCTGATATTCGTGCTCCTGTTGCTCGCCTCCTCGTCGTTGGTCGCGGCGGAATACCCCAGGGCGATCCTCCCCGGTGATTTTCCGGACCCCACCATCATCCGGGATGGCGAGGAGTTCTACATGACTCACTCGCCCTTCGTTTATTCTCCCGGTTTTCTCATCTGGCGTTCTACCGATCTCGCCAACTGGGAACCGCTCGCCCGCACCCACACCGAGATCCGGGGCTCGGCTTACGCGCCGGACTTGGTAAAGCACGACGGCCGCTACTACATCTACTACCCCGCCTCGGGCTCCAACTGGGTCATCTGGGCCGACGACATCCGTGGCCCGTGGAGCCCGCCCATCGACCTCAAGACGCAGCGTATCGACCCCGGCCACGTGGTCGCCCAGGACGGCAAACGTTTTCTCCACCTCAGCGCTGGAACGATGATCCCCCTCGCAGACGACGGTCTCTCCACCGAGGGCGAATTGACGACCGTCTACAAGGGTTGGCGTTACCCACGCGAATGGAAAACCGAGGGCTTCTACCTCGAATCGCCCAAGCTCAACTACAAGGACGGCTACTACTACCTGACCAGCGCCCAGGGGGGAACGGCCGGCCCACCGACCAGCCATATGGTGGTCTCGGCCCGCTCAAAAAACGTAGACGGCCCGTGGGAAAACTCGCCCTACAACCCGATCGTCCGCACGCACTCAGCGGAAGAGCCTTGGTGGTCCAAAGGGCACGGGACCCTGGTGTGCGATACCCACAACGATTGGTGGATCGTCTACCACGGGTACAAGCGGGCCGCTCACACCCTCGGTCGCCACACCCTCATCGACCCGATCAAGTGGACTGACGACGGCTGGTTCACGCTCGACGAGGACCGTCCGCCATTGCCGGCGAGCCCCAAGGTCTCGCCGGTCGACCCGTCTGATGATTTCTCCGCTGACAAGCTCGGCCTGCTGTGGTCGTTCTGGGGCCGCTACCCTCGCAACGCCATCGAGCTCAAGGAGGGAAGCCTTTTCCTACGCGGCAGGGGAGAGTCCCCCGCCAACGGCCGCAAGATGCTCGTCACCATTCCCGACCACCACTACGAGGTCCAGGTAGAGGTCGACTTGGGGGAAGCGGGAGCGGGCGGTCTGATTCTCTACTACCGAGAGAGCGTGTTCGCGGGAGTGACCGCAGACGAATCGAGCCTCACCGTTCACAAGGACGCCACCGAGAGCGAGACCTTCGAGAACAAGCTCGGCAAGAACTTCTTCCTCAAGATCATCAACCAGGAAGACCTCTGCACCCTGCAGGTCAGCAAGGACGGCGGTGAGTGGGAGACCCTTGTCGATCACCTCGACGTCTCTGGCATGCACCACAACAACCATCGCAGCTTCTACGCGTTGCGTGCGGGGCTGGTGGCCACGGGGAGCGGGACGACCCGCTTCGATAACTTCCGCTACCAATCCGGCGCCCTCGCGCCTAAGCCCCTCTTCCGCGACCCGGTTTACGATGGAGCGGCCGACCCCTGCATCGTGTGGAACCCGATCGTCAAGAAGTGGTGGATGTTCTACACCAATCGCCGCTCCACCGAGACCGAGCTGCCCGGCGTCAGCTGGGTCTTTAAGACCAAGATCGGCATCGCGGAGTCAGAGGACGGCGCCCATTGGTCCTACGTCGGCACAGCCAACATCCCCCGCTTGCCGGAAGAGCTCGGCGGCGGCAACGCCACGTTGTGGGCGCCAGACATCGTCCGCGGTGACGACGGCGCCTGGCGCCTGTTCCTAAGCATCCAGGCTGGCGTGGCCGAGAGCTGGGGCAAGGTTCCTGGCTACATCGTTCAGCTGTCTAGCGATGACCTCCGCAATTGGAAAGTCGACCACACCTTCGACCTGCCTGTTGGCAGCTACGACGCGGAAGCTATTCGCACGCCACAGGGCGCGTGGCGGCTCTACTACAAGGACCCATCCAACCACGCCTCGACCTTCTACTTCCTCGAAAGCGACGACCTGAGGCGGTGGTCTGAGCCTCAAAGAGTGCTGTCGACCCAAGGCGAGGGCCCCGCCATGTTTCACTGGAAGGGCGCGGATTGGATGATTCTCTGCGACGGCCGGGGCTTCAAGACCTTTCGATCCGACGACGGCATCGATTGGATCCAACAGCCGGGCGGCCCGCTGATGCCCCACGGCAGCGGCGTTGGGACCGACGACACCACGACCGCCCGCCATGGCGACGTGATCGTTTCCAAGAATAGGGCCTATCTCTATTACTTCACGCACCCCGGCCGAGTCGGCGAAGACGCGACAAAGGACGGGTACGAGCAACGGCGGTCATCGATCCAGGTCGTCGAACTGAAGCTAAGAGACGACCGGATCGTTGCCGAACGCAACGATCCAACCTACGTGGACCTTGAACCGCGGTAG
- a CDS encoding glycoside hydrolase family 43 protein has translation MQIGLSAIVRAMLLAGLTANLSSATAPVEDDLAAYLLVYFKDETHSIHFALSPDGYRFRDVNGGRPVIDGAEISEQKGVRDPHLMRGPDGAFYMAATDLHIYAQAAGHRSSRWQRDANQFGWGNNRAVVLMKSADLITWTHTVVRIDQAFPGFEGIGSAWAPELIYDHDKKKVMLYFSMRFGKAQDRLYYSYLNDEFTEMSEPPKLLFDYPIDCSYIDGDITQVGNKFHLFYVPHDGTPGVKQAVSDRLTEGYAYDPAWCDSERLKCEAPNVWKRIGEDRWVLMYDIYGLKPPNFGFRETTDFKTFTDLGRFNEGPMKAGNFERPKHGSVVRLTRREAETLSRHWGFTLSSD, from the coding sequence ATGCAAATCGGACTCTCGGCCATTGTGCGGGCCATGTTGCTCGCCGGTCTTACCGCAAATCTCTCCAGCGCTACAGCGCCGGTCGAAGATGATCTGGCGGCATATCTGCTGGTCTACTTCAAGGACGAGACGCACAGCATCCACTTCGCCCTTAGCCCGGACGGCTATCGTTTTCGTGACGTGAACGGGGGGCGACCGGTCATCGACGGGGCCGAAATTTCTGAGCAGAAGGGGGTGCGAGACCCGCACCTCATGCGCGGGCCCGATGGCGCCTTCTACATGGCGGCCACCGACCTGCACATCTACGCGCAGGCCGCGGGCCATCGATCGTCCCGTTGGCAGCGCGACGCCAACCAGTTTGGTTGGGGCAATAACCGGGCGGTGGTGTTGATGAAGTCTGCCGACTTGATTACCTGGACGCACACGGTGGTCCGAATCGATCAAGCCTTCCCCGGTTTCGAAGGGATTGGCAGCGCCTGGGCGCCCGAGCTGATCTACGACCACGACAAGAAGAAGGTCATGCTCTACTTCTCGATGCGGTTTGGGAAAGCGCAAGACCGCCTCTACTATTCCTACCTCAACGACGAATTCACAGAGATGTCGGAACCGCCAAAGCTGCTGTTCGACTACCCGATCGATTGCAGTTACATCGACGGCGACATCACCCAAGTCGGCAACAAATTCCACCTGTTCTACGTGCCCCACGACGGCACGCCAGGCGTCAAGCAAGCGGTCTCAGACCGCTTGACCGAAGGGTACGCATACGACCCGGCGTGGTGCGATTCGGAGCGGCTCAAATGCGAGGCTCCGAACGTCTGGAAACGGATCGGCGAAGACAGATGGGTGCTCATGTACGACATCTATGGCCTCAAGCCGCCCAACTTCGGCTTCCGTGAGACGACCGACTTCAAGACCTTCACCGACCTGGGGCGTTTCAACGAGGGTCCGATGAAGGCCGGCAACTTCGAGCGTCCCAAGCACGGATCGGTCGTCCGCCTCACTCGTCGCGAGGCCGAGACGCTATCGAGACACTGGGGATTCACGCTGAGCTCTGACTGA
- a CDS encoding DUF7691 family protein: protein MSYCVHLYAIDGAKLAEAVGGRSEELLAAARENLRELFERDEEERDGEGFSLEKTVELLVMGDFGEEEADYLHGLEALCQHLGEPIDLPALEDAHWKFFGLIAPLRAGFETPLPVSVPQQGSRYKPLFFPRDGVQEILATQPTEIADGEDRVVGAARLDLLDVLESVADDGLDVIGFYG from the coding sequence ATGTCTTACTGCGTGCACCTCTACGCCATCGACGGCGCCAAGCTCGCCGAGGCGGTCGGCGGCCGGAGCGAGGAGCTTTTGGCCGCGGCTCGCGAGAACCTGAGGGAGCTGTTTGAGCGGGACGAGGAGGAGCGGGACGGGGAGGGCTTCTCTCTGGAGAAGACGGTCGAGTTGCTCGTCATGGGGGACTTCGGCGAGGAGGAGGCGGACTACCTTCACGGCCTGGAGGCCCTCTGCCAGCACCTGGGGGAGCCGATCGACCTGCCCGCCCTGGAGGACGCGCACTGGAAATTCTTCGGCCTGATCGCCCCGCTGCGGGCCGGTTTCGAGACGCCCCTGCCGGTGAGCGTTCCACAGCAAGGCTCGCGTTACAAACCCCTGTTTTTCCCCCGCGACGGCGTCCAGGAGATCCTCGCCACGCAACCGACCGAGATCGCCGACGGCGAGGATCGTGTCGTCGGCGCCGCCCGGCTCGACCTGCTCGACGTGCTTGAGTCGGTGGCCGACGACGGCCTCGACGTCATCGGCTTTTACGGCTAG
- a CDS encoding TolC family protein has translation MKPTAATAPHAPPDLAVERVHQVVYDKPEKAPPADTPDSEPLRLPVDVETAEVIAPPMPIEAPSLPGLVASVRAHFPLIQQALASRAVASGETLSAWGAFDHKLEGASTSQPLDFYKNYWHNIGLKRDTYWGGQTFAGYRVGRGQFEPWYLERETNKGGEFKAGIVAPLARDRNIDANRAELWRSQLERGRVEPEIRAVLIGSVRDATVAYWQWVAAAANHRIAEGVLQLGNDRNGYLDRQVELGEKAEIDLIDNQRIIVSRRAKLIDARRKLEQSAVKLSLFFRDDSGAPVVLPVEAANVDYPPTPSPDEWGSVADTATARANRPELEELRLVERQLSVLLRQANNETRPQVDAGLLVAQDVGEPTSSKGDKSEFELEASLTLTVPLERRKALGKARQLRGKLAQLRAKTRFAADKIVAEAQASHAALLAAAERVEETTEGLTLSQQMESAERRLYELGQSTLFNLNLREQQTAEAAAARVEAQTDYFVAQADYAAALGLESAQGFRQ, from the coding sequence ATGAAACCCACCGCCGCGACGGCGCCCCATGCGCCCCCCGATCTGGCGGTCGAGAGGGTCCACCAGGTTGTCTACGACAAGCCCGAGAAGGCGCCCCCCGCTGACACGCCAGACAGCGAACCTCTTCGGTTGCCGGTTGATGTCGAAACGGCGGAGGTGATTGCCCCGCCCATGCCGATCGAAGCCCCCTCGCTGCCGGGCCTCGTCGCCTCGGTCCGCGCGCACTTCCCGCTCATCCAGCAGGCGCTCGCGTCGCGCGCGGTCGCCTCGGGAGAGACGCTCTCCGCGTGGGGCGCCTTCGACCACAAGCTCGAGGGCGCCAGCACCTCGCAGCCGCTCGACTTCTACAAGAACTACTGGCACAACATCGGGCTGAAGCGCGACACCTACTGGGGCGGCCAGACCTTCGCCGGCTACCGCGTCGGCCGCGGGCAGTTCGAGCCCTGGTACCTCGAGCGCGAGACGAACAAGGGGGGCGAGTTCAAGGCCGGCATCGTCGCCCCGCTCGCCCGCGACCGAAACATCGACGCCAACCGCGCCGAGCTCTGGCGATCGCAGCTCGAGCGCGGGCGGGTGGAGCCGGAGATCCGCGCCGTCCTCATCGGTTCGGTCCGCGATGCGACCGTCGCCTACTGGCAATGGGTCGCCGCAGCGGCCAACCACCGCATCGCCGAAGGCGTGCTCCAACTCGGGAACGACCGCAATGGCTACCTCGATCGCCAAGTCGAGCTGGGCGAGAAGGCCGAGATCGACTTGATCGACAATCAGCGGATCATCGTCTCACGCCGGGCGAAGCTCATCGACGCACGCAGGAAGCTCGAGCAATCGGCCGTGAAACTGTCGCTCTTCTTCCGCGACGACAGCGGCGCGCCGGTGGTGCTGCCTGTCGAGGCGGCGAACGTCGACTACCCCCCGACGCCGTCGCCAGACGAGTGGGGCTCCGTGGCGGACACCGCCACGGCGCGCGCCAACCGCCCCGAACTCGAAGAGTTGCGACTCGTCGAACGGCAGCTGAGCGTCTTGCTCCGCCAAGCGAACAACGAAACCCGCCCGCAAGTCGATGCGGGCCTGCTGGTCGCCCAGGACGTCGGCGAGCCGACCAGTTCGAAGGGCGACAAGTCGGAGTTCGAGTTGGAGGCGTCGCTGACTCTGACCGTGCCGCTGGAGCGCCGCAAGGCGCTCGGCAAAGCGAGGCAGCTGCGTGGCAAACTCGCCCAACTGCGCGCGAAGACCCGGTTCGCCGCCGACAAGATCGTCGCCGAAGCGCAGGCCTCCCACGCCGCCCTCTTAGCCGCCGCCGAGCGGGTCGAAGAAACGACCGAGGGGCTCACTCTTTCCCAGCAGATGGAGTCGGCCGAGAGACGGCTCTACGAACTGGGGCAGAGCACGCTGTTCAACCTCAACCTCCGTGAGCAGCAGACCGCCGAAGCCGCCGCAGCGCGAGTCGAGGCCCAGACCGACTACTTCGTCGCGCAAGCCGACTACGCCGCCGCGTTAGGACTGGAGTCCGCCCAGGGTTTCAGGCAGTAA
- a CDS encoding HlyD family secretion protein produces the protein MHSQETPLSTKHEEERFPALRLARVARSVRLLGRWLLVLIVVVTLAMLLAPWQQSIRGQGSVIAFDPFERPQSVQAPIKGRIADRGEGVAENAYVSKGQLLFRIEDQDPLYLARLEQQVVNAQAELTVAKNRLERARELRDNNLRIVEITTEELEAMRNARDELVGAYDRFVDQAANKLSSEQSKLTAAEAKLWQAEADFQRKQKLFEEGIESQLKAQQSEQKYRDAKAYAKVAEQEVENARNGVEGKKRERESKRQEWEAKIKKVLSQLEKASADVSKAEIDINKTSEEINQKESKLLDQQRKVAVQQTQDVRAPRDGYLMNLTVFDSSSIVKPGDQLCRIVPKTASPAVQVWVAGNDAPLVAPGRHVRLQFEGWPAVQFSGWPSVAVGTFGGTVALVDPTDNGAGKFRVVIVPDPEDASWPEHPYLRQGVRANAWLLLDQVPLGYEVWRRMNGFPPALDSKQDAKPSKPPKVKI, from the coding sequence ATGCATAGCCAAGAGACGCCCCTCTCGACCAAGCACGAGGAAGAGAGATTCCCGGCGCTGCGATTGGCGCGGGTGGCCAGATCCGTCCGGCTGTTGGGGCGGTGGCTGCTTGTCTTGATCGTCGTGGTGACGCTGGCGATGTTGCTGGCGCCATGGCAACAATCGATCCGCGGGCAAGGAAGCGTCATCGCGTTCGACCCCTTCGAACGACCGCAATCGGTGCAGGCTCCGATCAAGGGCCGCATCGCCGACCGGGGCGAGGGGGTCGCCGAGAACGCCTACGTCTCCAAGGGGCAGCTGCTGTTCCGCATTGAGGACCAAGACCCGCTCTACCTGGCCCGTTTGGAGCAGCAGGTGGTGAACGCTCAAGCGGAGCTCACCGTCGCCAAGAACCGCCTCGAGCGGGCGCGTGAGCTGCGAGACAACAACCTGCGAATCGTCGAGATCACGACCGAGGAGCTCGAAGCGATGCGGAACGCGCGTGACGAGCTCGTGGGCGCTTACGACCGGTTCGTCGATCAGGCGGCCAACAAGCTCTCTTCCGAACAGAGCAAGCTGACCGCCGCCGAGGCGAAGCTGTGGCAGGCGGAGGCCGATTTCCAACGGAAACAAAAGCTGTTCGAAGAGGGAATCGAGTCGCAGCTCAAAGCCCAACAAAGCGAACAGAAGTACCGCGACGCGAAGGCTTACGCCAAGGTCGCCGAGCAAGAGGTCGAGAACGCCCGCAACGGCGTCGAGGGCAAGAAACGCGAGCGCGAGTCCAAGCGGCAGGAGTGGGAGGCAAAGATCAAGAAGGTCCTCTCGCAGCTCGAGAAAGCCAGCGCCGATGTCTCCAAGGCCGAGATCGACATCAACAAGACCAGCGAGGAGATCAATCAGAAGGAGTCGAAGCTGCTCGACCAGCAACGCAAGGTCGCTGTTCAGCAAACCCAAGACGTCCGAGCGCCGCGTGACGGCTACCTGATGAACCTGACGGTCTTCGACAGCTCGTCCATCGTGAAGCCGGGCGACCAGCTCTGCCGGATCGTCCCAAAGACCGCGAGTCCCGCCGTGCAGGTCTGGGTCGCCGGCAACGACGCGCCCCTCGTCGCACCTGGCCGGCACGTGCGGCTGCAGTTCGAGGGCTGGCCCGCGGTGCAGTTCTCCGGGTGGCCGAGCGTGGCGGTCGGCACATTCGGCGGCACGGTGGCTTTGGTTGACCCCACGGACAACGGCGCCGGCAAGTTTCGAGTCGTTATCGTTCCCGATCCGGAAGACGCGAGTTGGCCCGAGCACCCCTACCTGCGGCAAGGCGTGCGCGCGAACGCCTGGTTGCTGCTCGACCAAGTCCCCCTGGGCTACGAGGTGTGGAGGCGCATGAACGGCTTCCCGCCGGCGCTCGATTCGAAGCAGGACGCCAAGCCGTCCAAGCCGCCCAAGGTTAAAATCTAG